From Triticum aestivum cultivar Chinese Spring chromosome 7B, IWGSC CS RefSeq v2.1, whole genome shotgun sequence:
TCAGGAGATCATTGCCAATGATGCAGTCGATGATATGTAGAACCTTGAGTGAGCTCGATGAGATCCTCCTTGTATCGAGAATGCAACACTCCAACTCTAGATGTTCGAGCACAGGCCAGTCATAATTCAGCGGCTTATCGAACCAATCGTTCAAACGGACATACCAGAGCCTGATTCTTTTGAGGTACAGAGAAGGAAACATTGCTGTGCTATCCAAAATCAGATGGTGGTGAAATCCAGAAATATGAAGGAGACGAACTTTGTGCTTGATGGCATGACGAATCCACACAGAACTCTTCTTACTACTGCGAGTCGTGATGACGACCCGGACCTCATCCAAGGAAACAGTGCCGTCACGCAAGAGCAGCAAGTGGTCCACGAAGTTCTCCAGCTTGTGGTTATCAAAGCAAGCAATGCCCACATCATTTTTAACCACGAAGTCTTTGTTGTTGATGTGGATAAATGGAACAGAGCTCCAGAGattgcgccaccttggtgagagaAGACTTGTGCGCACGACCTCCGGCGTCGGCAGGAAGGACATCACGTGGTGGAGCAGATCGTCGGACAGGCTGCTGAGCCTGTCGACACCGTTGTCGTTGCCTCGCACACTCTTGGAACCACAGGGAATGGATGCTGGTGCCGACATTTTATCAAACAGGATGGCTGCATAAATCAACAAAAGGCAAAGCGAATGCATATATAATCAAAATCACAGATATACACATTGAAGAAATCCTAGATACACACGATGAGATGAGATGATTCCATACACGAGACTGTTTCAATCTTGAAGCAACTGTACTGGCAATCACACAATGCGACCTTGTGTAAAAGGATACAGTCTAGGAAAGGAAAAAACATATGCAGCCTCGAGCAAAATTCTGTGGAAAATTTCAGCTGTAAATGCCAACATCCTTCTACATTTGTGTCTATGGCATTTCTTCCGAGCAAACTTCTAAGCAAAATAAATCTGGACTGGGTTAGCAAGTAGCAACATTCCGTTACTTGAATGGAAATATTGATTCTTGCACTGAAAAGAAAGAGGTAGGGGGAGAATGACTTCAACGCACTAATAGGAATTTTGCTAAGCAATTATGTTGTCTAAGATATTGAAATAATCCAATAATCACTGCTATAGCTt
This genomic window contains:
- the LOC123158196 gene encoding F-box protein At5g03100-like — its product is MSAPASIPCGSKSVRGNDNGVDRLSSLSDDLLHHVMSFLPTPEVVRTSLLSPRWRNLWSSVPFIHINNKDFVVKNDVGIACFDNHKLENFVDHLLLLRDGTVSLDEVRVVITTRSSKKSSVWIRHAIKHKVRLLHISGFHHHLILDSTAMFPSLYLKRIRLWYVRLNDWFDKPLNYDWPVLEHLELECCILDTRRISSSSLKVLHIIDCIIGNDLLIGARKLTHLSVIDPECRRGAIVTWDLSSLVSASLSLGSEFHYDDNTEVDHHLLDGLSHATTLELHAPLPELTFERGLQACPMFSNLTSLVLGDWCMAADFYPLFRIVHRSPMLKELTVKLKMEHCETRKEVESASLPSRRAPAIRGYPRIERIKICCSKDDPRIGTLVQALLPIFIPDGKINIEGY